From a single Lolium rigidum isolate FL_2022 chromosome 7, APGP_CSIRO_Lrig_0.1, whole genome shotgun sequence genomic region:
- the LOC124677388 gene encoding uncharacterized protein LOC124677388 — translation MSPDQDSGEESGDEWWSPVGDPIESPDNRHGASRRWLDGRLGSPSNWPDERRAFARFLPQPRLPFSNRRSSPADWQGMRRPSTRSLLRQDFTNRQSRNSTSHRRYRRIFDRHYTVNGRAGIGRRQDGSTFGPGGRQRLRYTQRNQHDP, via the coding sequence ATGTCCCCTGATCAAGATTCTGGGGAAGAAAGTGGTGATGAGTGGTGGTCTCCTGTTGGAGACCCAATAGAATCACCAGATAACCGACATGGTGCCTCTAGGCGGTGGCTGGATGGAAGGCTAGGATCACCTAGCAATTGGCCAGATGAAAGGCGTGCTTTTGCCAGGTTTCTGCCGCAGCCAAGGCTTCCTTTCAGCAATAGGCGCAGCTCACCTGCAGATTGGCAGGGGATGAGACGGCCAAGCACACGAAGTTTGCTGCGTCAGGACTTCACGAATCGGCAATCCAGGAACAGCACCAGTCACCGCAGATATCGCCGCATCTTTGATCGTCACTATACTGTTAACGGTCGTGCAGGTATTGGCAGGAGGCAGGATGGTTCAACATTTGGGCCGGGCGGACGGCAGCGGCTGAGATACACGCAAAGAAATCAGCATGATCCATGA